The following are encoded together in the Brassica napus cultivar Da-Ae chromosome A9, Da-Ae, whole genome shotgun sequence genome:
- the LOC106411664 gene encoding regulator of G-protein signaling 1 isoform X1, which translates to MASGCAKRGGCPSDYVAVSIAVICFLVLLSRSVLPCLIHKAPRNNSSSFWIPVIQVFSSFNLLFSTMMSINLLQFKTKHWWQYCYLWSVWVEGPLGFGLLMSCRITQAFQLYFIFVKKRLPPVKSYVFLPLVLLPWIFGAAIVQAKRPLDSQCHMGLEWTLPVAGLNALYVLALLAFTRAIRHVEFRFDELRDLWKGILVSATSVALWVTSFVLNEIHTDTSWLQVTSRFVLLVTAGILVIVFFSISSHQPLLSQISFKNRQEFPRMGLALGIHDSGLLFRKEEVRPVDPNEPLDKLLLNKRFRKSLMEFAESCYAGETLHFYEEVYEHGKIPEGDSIRRIYMARHIMEKFIVAGAEMEVNVSHKTRQEILTTQDLTHLDLFKNALNEVMQLIKMNLVRDYWSSTFFIKFKEEVAMDKEGWSLSPPRMSLIQGSDDPFYQEHMSRSSTSRYSSPS; encoded by the exons ATGGCGAGTGGATGTGCTAAACGAGGTGGTTGTCCTAGCGATTACGTCGCCGTTTCAATAGCTGTCATCTGCTTCCTCGT GCTTCTGTCTCGATCGGTCTTACCATGTTTGATACACAAAGCTCCTCGTAACAACAGTAGCAGTTTCTGGATCCCTGTCATTCAAGTCTTCTCCAGTTTCAATCTTCTATTCTCTACTATG ATGTCCATTAATTTGCTTCAGTTCAAGACGAAGCACTGGTGGCAATATTGCTATCTTTGGTCAG tgtGGGTCGAAGGACCACTTGGGTTCGGTTTGCTGATGAGCTGCCGTATAACTCAGGCCTTTCAACTATACTTCATATTTGTCAA GAAACGTCTTCCTCCTGTAAAGTCATACGTCTTTCTTCCACTTGTTTTGTTGCCATGGATCTTTGGAGCTGCAA TTGTCCAGGCAAAAAGGCCTCTCGACTCTCAATGCCACATGGGTCTTGAATGGACTTTACCAGTTGCAGGCTTAAATGCTCTTTACGTCCTTGCTTTACTTGCATTCACAAGAGCTATACGTCATGTAGAGTTTCGCTTTGATGAGCTTAGAGATCTCTGGAAAGGGATTCTCGTCTCAGCCACTTCAGTCGCTTTATGGGTAACATCGTTTGTGTTGAATGAGATTCATACAGACACCTCTTGGCTTCAAGTCACCTCAAGATTTGTGCTTTTAGTCACG GCTGGGATTCTTGTCATTGTCTTCTTTTCCATCTCGAGCCACCAACCTCTACTCTCACAAATCAGCTTCAAGAACAGACAAGAGTTTCCAAGAATGGGACTAGCTCTAGGCATTCATGATAGTGGATTATTGTTTCGTAAGGAGGAGGTTCGACCTGTTGATCCAAACGAGCCACTTGATAAGCTTCTTCTTAATAAAAGGTTTCGAAAGTCGCTTATGGAGTTCGCGGAAAG CTGCTATGCTGGAGAAACATTGCATTTCTATGAAGAAGTGTATGAACATGGTAAAATCCCGGAAGGTGATTCTATAAGAAGAATCTACATGGCTAGACATATCATGGAGAAGTTCATCGTCGCAG GAGCGGAAATGGAAGTGAATGTATCACATAAAACCAGGCAAGAGATCTTAACCACTCAAGATCTAACTCACCTTGATCTCTTCAAGAATGCATTAAATGAAGTGATGCAATTGATCAAAATG AACTTAGTGAGAGATTACTGGTCATCCACCTTcttcatcaagttcaaagaaGAAGTGGCAATGGATAAGGAAGGATGGAGTCTCTCTCCTCCAAGGATGAGTTTAATTCAAGGCTCTGATGATCCTTTCTATCAAGAACATATGTCAAGGAGCTCCACTTCTAGATATAGCAGTCCTAGTTAA
- the LOC106411664 gene encoding regulator of G-protein signaling 1 isoform X2, with the protein MASGCAKRGGCPSDYVAVSIAVICFLVLLSRSVLPCLIHKAPRNNSSSFWIPVIQVFSSFNLLFSTMMSINLLQFKTKHWWQYCYLWSVWVEGPLGFGLLMSCRITQAFQLYFIFVKKRLPPVKSYVFLPLVLLPWIFGAAIVQAKRPLDSQCHMGLEWTLPVAGLNALYVLALLAFTRAIRHVEFRFDELRDLWKGILVSATSVALWVTSFVLNEIHTDTSWLQVTSRFVLLVTAGILVIVFFSISSHQPLLSQISFKNRQEFPRMGLALGIHDSGLLFRKEEVRPVDPNEPLDKLLLNKRFRKSLMEFAESCYAGETLHFYEEVYEHGKIPEGDSIRRIYMARHIMEKFIVAGAEMEVNVSHKTRQEILTTQDLTHLDLFKNALNEVMQLIKM; encoded by the exons ATGGCGAGTGGATGTGCTAAACGAGGTGGTTGTCCTAGCGATTACGTCGCCGTTTCAATAGCTGTCATCTGCTTCCTCGT GCTTCTGTCTCGATCGGTCTTACCATGTTTGATACACAAAGCTCCTCGTAACAACAGTAGCAGTTTCTGGATCCCTGTCATTCAAGTCTTCTCCAGTTTCAATCTTCTATTCTCTACTATG ATGTCCATTAATTTGCTTCAGTTCAAGACGAAGCACTGGTGGCAATATTGCTATCTTTGGTCAG tgtGGGTCGAAGGACCACTTGGGTTCGGTTTGCTGATGAGCTGCCGTATAACTCAGGCCTTTCAACTATACTTCATATTTGTCAA GAAACGTCTTCCTCCTGTAAAGTCATACGTCTTTCTTCCACTTGTTTTGTTGCCATGGATCTTTGGAGCTGCAA TTGTCCAGGCAAAAAGGCCTCTCGACTCTCAATGCCACATGGGTCTTGAATGGACTTTACCAGTTGCAGGCTTAAATGCTCTTTACGTCCTTGCTTTACTTGCATTCACAAGAGCTATACGTCATGTAGAGTTTCGCTTTGATGAGCTTAGAGATCTCTGGAAAGGGATTCTCGTCTCAGCCACTTCAGTCGCTTTATGGGTAACATCGTTTGTGTTGAATGAGATTCATACAGACACCTCTTGGCTTCAAGTCACCTCAAGATTTGTGCTTTTAGTCACG GCTGGGATTCTTGTCATTGTCTTCTTTTCCATCTCGAGCCACCAACCTCTACTCTCACAAATCAGCTTCAAGAACAGACAAGAGTTTCCAAGAATGGGACTAGCTCTAGGCATTCATGATAGTGGATTATTGTTTCGTAAGGAGGAGGTTCGACCTGTTGATCCAAACGAGCCACTTGATAAGCTTCTTCTTAATAAAAGGTTTCGAAAGTCGCTTATGGAGTTCGCGGAAAG CTGCTATGCTGGAGAAACATTGCATTTCTATGAAGAAGTGTATGAACATGGTAAAATCCCGGAAGGTGATTCTATAAGAAGAATCTACATGGCTAGACATATCATGGAGAAGTTCATCGTCGCAG GAGCGGAAATGGAAGTGAATGTATCACATAAAACCAGGCAAGAGATCTTAACCACTCAAGATCTAACTCACCTTGATCTCTTCAAGAATGCATTAAATGAAGTGATGCAATTGATCAAAATG TGA
- the LOC106412415 gene encoding ultraviolet-B receptor UVR8 produces the protein MDATTSGTPGLQYHNLPDQPVASPPVTTFQRQKRQRFGDSTPGEFPLAASPSIVLHVLTECRLDPRDLANLEATCSFFSQPANFAPDCSLSLPELAALDMCNKRMIFKPMKEEEREGMKRRCGGSWKLVLRFLLAGEACCRREKSQAIAGPGHSVAVTSKGQVYTFGYNNSGQLGHGHTDEEPRILPVRSLQGIRIIQAAAGAGRTMLISDNGSVYACGKDLFGEAEYGGKGSRLVTTPQLVTSLKNIFVVQAAIGNFFTAILSREGKVYTFSWGNDGRLGHQTEANDLEPRPLLGPLENVPVVQIAAGYCYLLALTCKPNGMSVYSVGCGLGGKLGHGSKTDEKYPRVIEKFKVLNLQPRVVAAGAWHAAVVGQDGRVCTWGWGRYGCLGHGNEECESVPKVVEGLSHVKAVHVATGDYTTFVVSEDGDVYSFGCGESASLGHHPVLDEQGNRHGNVLSPAVVTSLKQAKERVVQIRLTNSIYWNAHTFALTESGKLFAFGAGDKGQLGAELGRDLTERCVPEKVDIDLS, from the exons ATGGATGCTACAACGAGTGGAACTCCAGGTTTACAGTATCATAACTTACCTGATCAACCTGTTGCGTCTCCTCCGGTGACTACATTTCAAAGGCAAAAACGCCAACGCTTTGGAGACTCAACTCCTGGAGAGTTTCCTTTAGCAGCTAGCCCTTCCATCGTCCTTCATGTTCTCACTGAATGTAGATTGGATCCTCGTGACCTCGCCAATCTagag gcgACATGCTCGTTCTTTAGCCAGCCAGCAAACTTTGCACCGGACTGTAGTTTATCCCTACCTGAGCTCGCCGCTCTCGACATGTGTAATAAAAGGATGATTTTCAAGCCGATGAAGGAAGAAGAGCGTGAAGGAATGAAACGTAGGTGCGGAGGTTCATGGAAACTGGTACTTAGGTTTTTGCTTGCTGGTGAAGCGTGTTGTCGAAGAGAGAAATCTCAAGCCATTGCTGGTCCTGGTCACAGCGTTGCCGTCACTTCAAAAGGTCAAGTCTACACCTTCGGTTATAATAACTCTGGACAGCTAGGACATGGCCATACCGATGAAGAACCTCGGATTCTGCCCGTCAG ATCATTGCAGGGAATCAGAATCATCCAAGCAGCAGCTGGTGCTGGTCGGACAATGCTAATAAGCGATAATGGAAGTGTTTATGCGTGTGGTAAAGATTTGTTCGGAGAAGCTGAGTACGGAGGGAAAGGGAGTAGACTGGTTACAACTCCTCAGCTTGTGACATCTTTAAAGAACATATTTGTGGTGCAAGCGGCTATTGGAAACTTCTTCACCGCTATTCTCTCCCGAGAAGGGAAGGTTTATACATTCTCGTGGGGCAATGATGGTAGGCTCGGTCACCAGACCGAGGCTAATGATCTCGAGCCACGTCCTCTGTTAGGTCCGCTAGAGAATGTACCCGTTGTGCAGATTGCTGCTGGTTATTGCTACCTTCTTGCCTTGACTTGTAAACCAAATGGCAT GTCGGTTTATTCGGTTGGTTGTGGTTTAGGAGGCAAGCTTGGTCACGGGTCGAAAACCGATGAGAAGTATCCTCGGGTTATAGAGAAGTTTAAGGTATTGAATCTTCAACCTAGGGTAGTTGCAGCCGGTGCATGGCATGCGGCGGTGGTTGGTCAAGATGGAAGAGTGTGCACTTGGGGTTGGGGAAGATACGGTTGCTTAGGACACGGTAACGAGGAGTGTGAGTCAGTGCCTAAAGTTGTTGAAGGGCTAAGCCATGTCAAGGCGGTTCATGTCGCAACGGGAGATTACACTACTTTTGTGGTCTCGGAAGATGGAGATGTTTACTCGTTTGGTTGTGGTGAATCTGCTAGTCTCGGTCACCATCCAGTCCTTGATGAACAG GGTAATAGACATGGGAATGTGTTGAGTCCAGCGGTAGTAACATCGCTGAAACAAGCGAAGGAGAGGGTGGTTCAGATTCGTCTAACGAATTCGATATATTGGAACGCTCATACCTTTGCGCTAACGGAATCAGGGAAGCTATTCGCGTTTGGTGCGGGTGATAAAGGTCAGCTTGGAGCAGAGCTTGGTCGTGACCTAACAGAAAGGTGTGTTCCTGAAAAAGTAGATATCGATCTCAGTTAG
- the LOC106414776 gene encoding anther-specific protein BCP1-like, with the protein MARLHLVLLLLILVAVSAVLVSAAEKPPSATTAEAPAATTPTDVAEVPAGDANTIGTTNDDAAATPGDDDVAVAGPIGSDSSYANYPPAQETSGSCVTCTIGFAIISAATVGSLFLIF; encoded by the coding sequence ATGGCGCGCCTTCACCTAgttctcctcctcctcattTTGGTTGCCGTCTCCGCGGTGCTGGTATCAGCGGCTGAGAAACCACCATCGGCGACCACGGCCGAAGCTCCCGCCGCAACAACTCCAACCGATGTAGCGGAGGTTCCAGCTGGAGACGCCAACACCATCGGAACAACCAACGACGATGCAGCTGCTACTCCGGGAGATGACGACGTAGCAGTAGCAGGTCCTATCGGAAGCGATTCTTCATACGCAAACTATCCGCCGGCTCAAGAAACTTCCGGAAGCTGTGTCACATGCACGATTGGCTTTGCTATTATCTCTGCTGCGACGGTTGGTTCGCTCTTCTTAATTTTCTGA